One genomic segment of Rivularia sp. PCC 7116 includes these proteins:
- the thiC gene encoding phosphomethylpyrimidine synthase — translation MRTQWVVKRRGQGNVSQMHYARQGVITEEMHHVATRENLPVELIRDEVARGRMIIPANINHTNLEPMCIGIASKCKVNANIGASPNSSDLDEEVDKLKLAVKYGADTVMDLSTGGGNLDQIRTAIINASPVPIGTVPIYQALESVHGNIENLTANDFLHIIEKHAQQGVDYMTIHAGILIEHLPLVRNRITGIVSRGGGIIARWMLHHHKQNPLYTHFQDIIEIFKKYDVSFSLGDSLRPGCTHDASDEAQLAELKTLGQLTRKAWEHDVQVMVEGPGHVPMDQIEFNVRKQMEECSEAPFYVLGPLVTDIAPGYDHITSAIGAAMAGWYGTAMLCYVTPKEHLGLPNSEDVRNGLIAYKIAAHAADIGRHRPGARDRDDELSKARYNFDWNRQFELSLDPDRAKEYHDETLPADIYKTAEFCSMCGPKFCPMQTKVDADALTELEKFLAKTDKQPIAQS, via the coding sequence ATGCGTACACAATGGGTCGTTAAGCGACGCGGACAAGGTAATGTTTCTCAAATGCATTACGCTCGTCAAGGTGTCATTACTGAAGAAATGCACCATGTCGCTACACGGGAGAACCTCCCTGTGGAATTAATTCGCGACGAAGTGGCGCGGGGAAGGATGATTATCCCAGCAAATATTAATCATACCAATTTGGAACCAATGTGTATTGGGATTGCTTCCAAATGTAAGGTAAACGCTAATATTGGCGCTTCCCCCAACTCTAGCGATCTCGATGAAGAAGTAGATAAGCTTAAGTTAGCGGTTAAGTATGGTGCTGATACCGTAATGGATTTATCTACAGGTGGCGGAAATTTAGATCAAATTCGTACCGCTATTATCAACGCCTCACCCGTTCCCATTGGAACGGTACCAATTTATCAAGCCTTGGAAAGCGTTCACGGTAATATCGAAAATCTGACTGCTAATGATTTTCTCCACATTATCGAAAAACACGCTCAGCAAGGTGTGGATTATATGACAATCCATGCTGGAATTTTAATCGAGCATTTACCTTTAGTAAGAAATCGCATCACGGGTATTGTATCTCGCGGTGGTGGTATTATAGCCAGATGGATGCTGCACCATCACAAGCAAAATCCACTTTATACTCACTTTCAAGATATTATCGAGATTTTCAAAAAATACGACGTTTCCTTCAGCTTGGGTGATTCCTTGCGTCCTGGTTGTACTCACGATGCTTCGGATGAAGCACAATTAGCTGAACTAAAAACTTTAGGACAGTTAACCCGTAAAGCTTGGGAACATGACGTACAGGTTATGGTAGAAGGTCCCGGACATGTGCCGATGGATCAAATTGAATTCAACGTTAGAAAGCAGATGGAAGAATGTTCTGAAGCTCCTTTCTACGTTCTCGGACCTCTAGTTACTGACATTGCACCTGGTTACGACCATATTACTTCAGCAATAGGTGCAGCAATGGCGGGTTGGTACGGAACTGCAATGCTCTGCTACGTAACTCCCAAAGAACATTTAGGTTTGCCAAATTCTGAAGATGTACGTAATGGCTTAATTGCTTATAAAATCGCCGCTCATGCAGCAGACATCGGTAGACATCGTCCTGGAGCAAGAGATAGAGATGATGAGCTTTCTAAAGCTCGTTATAATTTCGATTGGAATCGTCAGTTTGAATTATCACTTGACCCCGACCGAGCCAAAGAATATCATGACGAAACCTTGCCAGCCGATATTTATAAAACTGCTGAATTTTGCTCGATGTGCGGCCCTAAATTCTGTCCCATGCAGACCAAAGTTGATGCTGATGCATTAACCGAACTAGAAAAATTCTTGGCGAAAACTGATAAACAACCCATAGCGCAAAGTTAA
- a CDS encoding pseudouridine synthase: protein MPKKTYRYILFYKPYGVLSQFSKDTPSQKTLQDYISVPDVYPVGRLDCDSEGLLLLTNHGQLQHRLCHPSFGHPRTYLVQVERIPDTTALSNLEQGVLIKNYRTKPAKVKLLSQEPLLPPRIPPIRFRKNVPTAWLEMTLNEGKNRQVRRMTASVGFPTLRLVRIQIADLNLGDLQVGEWRDLIASEVKLLQKFAF, encoded by the coding sequence ATGCCTAAGAAAACATACCGTTACATACTGTTTTATAAACCTTATGGTGTTCTTAGTCAGTTTTCTAAAGATACGCCCAGCCAAAAAACTCTTCAAGATTATATTTCGGTTCCCGATGTTTATCCTGTGGGACGTTTAGATTGTGATAGTGAAGGATTATTGCTGTTAACAAATCACGGGCAATTACAGCACAGACTTTGTCATCCCAGCTTTGGGCACCCTCGTACATACTTAGTTCAAGTGGAAAGAATTCCCGATACAACTGCTTTAAGCAATTTAGAACAAGGCGTGCTAATCAAAAATTACCGCACCAAACCAGCAAAGGTAAAACTTTTATCTCAAGAACCACTCTTACCTCCCCGCATTCCGCCAATAAGATTCCGCAAAAATGTGCCTACTGCATGGCTGGAAATGACTTTGAATGAAGGGAAAAATCGTCAAGTTCGCAGAATGACAGCATCTGTAGGATTTCCGACTTTAAGACTGGTGCGAATTCAGATAGCCGATCTCAATTTAGGGGATTTACAAGTTGGAGAATGGCGCGATTTAATTGCCTCAGAAGTCAAATTGCTACAAAAATTCGCCTTCTGA
- the queC gene encoding 7-cyano-7-deazaguanine synthase QueC, whose amino-acid sequence MKAVILLSGGLDSSTVLYKALADGYECYAISFDYQQRHKKELHSAVSVAEKAGVAQHQVIEFDLRQWGGSALTDNSIDLPQERSLKEMSQNIPVTYVPARNTIFLSFASAYAETIAAQRVYIGVNALDYSGYPDCRPDYVQAMQEVFRLGTKQGREGNAINIVTPLIDLKKTEIIKLGNQLGVPWELTWSCYSGGDVACGVCDSCRLRLAAFDELGLTDPVEYAVR is encoded by the coding sequence ATGAAAGCTGTGATTTTATTGTCAGGGGGACTTGACTCTTCTACTGTTTTGTACAAAGCGTTAGCCGATGGGTATGAATGTTACGCTATAAGCTTTGATTATCAACAAAGACATAAAAAAGAGTTGCATTCAGCAGTTTCAGTAGCAGAGAAAGCAGGTGTTGCCCAGCATCAAGTGATTGAATTTGATTTAAGGCAATGGGGTGGTTCAGCACTTACAGATAATTCTATTGATTTACCCCAAGAGCGTTCCTTAAAGGAAATGTCTCAAAATATTCCCGTTACCTATGTTCCTGCAAGAAACACTATATTTCTAAGCTTTGCTTCAGCATATGCAGAAACCATAGCCGCTCAAAGAGTTTATATTGGCGTGAATGCTTTAGATTATTCTGGATACCCGGATTGTCGTCCCGATTACGTACAAGCGATGCAAGAAGTATTTCGCTTGGGAACAAAACAAGGACGTGAAGGCAATGCCATCAATATCGTCACACCTTTAATAGATTTGAAAAAAACTGAAATTATTAAATTAGGTAATCAATTAGGAGTTCCCTGGGAGCTAACTTGGTCTTGCTATAGCGGTGGTGATGTAGCCTGTGGTGTTTGTGATTCTTGTCGCTTACGTTTGGCTGCTTTCGACGAATTAGGATTAACTGACCCTGTGGAGTATGCCGTGAGATAG
- a CDS encoding Gfo/Idh/MocA family protein, whose amino-acid sequence MRVQDSSMSAGEKNGYVQRHQPRLIRVGVIGVGNMGQHHTRVLSSMKDVELVGVADVDIERGLEIASNYKIKFFEDYCELLPHVDAVCIAVPTRLHYAVGINCLLAGIHVLIEKPIAANISEAESLVNAAAESGCILQVGHIERFKPAFGELTKVLKNEELLALEAHRMSPYSNRANDVSVVLDLMIHDIDLLLELAAAPVVKLSASGTRTPNSTYLDYVTATLGFANGIVATLTASKITHRKIRRIVAHCKNSFTEADFLKNEIWIHRYPISNSTKDSQKPYRQDGLIEKVYTSNVEALRAELEHFIYCVRGGSQPSVGGEQALKALRLASLIEQMAVSDKVWNPLDSQSEPIMQSFSSTI is encoded by the coding sequence ATTAGAGTGCAAGATAGCAGCATGTCAGCGGGAGAAAAAAATGGATACGTACAGCGTCATCAACCGCGCCTAATTCGTGTAGGCGTAATTGGTGTTGGCAACATGGGACAACATCATACCCGTGTACTAAGTTCGATGAAAGATGTGGAGCTAGTTGGTGTAGCCGATGTTGATATTGAGCGAGGGTTAGAAATTGCTAGTAATTACAAAATAAAGTTTTTCGAGGATTACTGCGAGTTATTACCTCATGTAGATGCGGTTTGTATTGCCGTTCCTACTCGCTTACATTATGCCGTCGGTATAAATTGTTTGCTAGCAGGAATCCACGTTCTGATTGAAAAGCCAATCGCTGCCAATATTTCTGAAGCAGAATCTTTAGTCAATGCCGCAGCAGAATCTGGCTGTATCTTACAAGTAGGTCATATAGAGCGGTTCAAGCCAGCTTTTGGAGAACTGACTAAGGTTCTTAAAAACGAAGAATTGTTGGCGTTAGAAGCTCACAGAATGAGTCCTTATTCAAATCGGGCAAATGATGTTTCAGTAGTGCTGGATTTGATGATTCACGATATTGACTTATTGTTAGAATTAGCTGCTGCACCGGTAGTTAAATTATCAGCTAGTGGTACTCGTACTCCGAACTCTACTTACTTAGATTATGTAACCGCGACCTTGGGGTTTGCCAATGGTATTGTTGCTACCTTGACTGCTAGTAAAATCACTCACCGTAAAATACGTAGAATTGTAGCTCACTGCAAAAATTCATTCACCGAGGCAGATTTCCTTAAAAATGAAATTTGGATTCACCGATATCCTATATCTAACTCCACAAAAGATTCTCAAAAACCTTATAGGCAAGATGGTTTGATTGAAAAAGTCTACACCTCTAATGTAGAAGCACTAAGGGCAGAATTAGAACACTTTATTTATTGTGTCCGTGGCGGCAGTCAACCTTCAGTAGGTGGCGAACAAGCTTTAAAGGCTCTGAGATTAGCAAGTTTAATCGAACAAATGGCTGTATCAGATAAAGTTTGGAACCCATTAGATAGTCAATCTGAGCCGATTATGCAGTCCTTCAGTTCCACTATCTAA
- a CDS encoding PAS domain-containing sensor histidine kinase — protein MSLNQSFNWYQTRLKQNLVSAKSASLELVPEITSDLENYTAETLSPTQEEINWYRTLYDQTPGIFLTLDGLGTILSVNQFGANCLGYAPTELHQKSIFSIFAAFESERLSKLLINVLDNSSQELEGEEFYLNCANSEVNWVKVKARASFGVEKNPIILMVCENITAYKVSEASKQNEQSFRELADSAPVMLWMTDENGVHNFFNCSWLELTGRKIEQELGFGWLDSLYNDDKNLYLDVYYQALKHKEKFQIQYRLKNSDGDYRWISDTGVPRFSSKGDFIGYVGCCIDITECKKAEIAIRESKKAAKAQLEEMESLNRLKDEFLSTVSHELRTPLTNMKMAIQMLGIGLHKEQQNLTQTSESENNSLINSKISRYFQILNNECEREISLINNFLDLQRLDTSAKPLVLEKIEVNSWLKRVVELYNARNRNCCKQKLKLIVESNLPAMVCDPFSLERILVELLTNACKFSPVNEEIIVYAKIKSDNIQFQIINTGVEIPSKELPRIFDKFYRIPSNDPWKQGGTGLGLALVQKLTKHLGGVVEVESGSNRTCFSVELPFER, from the coding sequence ATGAGCTTAAATCAGTCATTTAACTGGTATCAGACTCGGCTAAAACAAAATCTTGTATCTGCAAAATCTGCAAGCTTGGAACTTGTGCCTGAAATTACCTCGGATTTAGAAAATTATACGGCGGAAACTTTAAGTCCTACCCAAGAAGAAATTAATTGGTATCGTACTTTATACGACCAAACTCCTGGCATTTTTTTGACTTTAGATGGTCTTGGAACAATTCTGTCTGTGAACCAGTTTGGTGCTAACTGTTTGGGTTATGCCCCAACTGAATTGCATCAAAAATCCATCTTTAGTATATTTGCTGCTTTTGAAAGCGAAAGACTATCTAAGCTGTTAATCAATGTATTAGATAATTCTTCACAAGAGCTAGAAGGCGAAGAATTTTATCTAAATTGTGCCAATAGTGAGGTTAATTGGGTAAAAGTCAAAGCACGGGCATCATTTGGAGTCGAGAAAAATCCAATAATTTTGATGGTTTGTGAAAATATTACTGCTTATAAAGTTTCTGAAGCCTCAAAACAAAACGAACAAAGTTTCCGTGAGTTAGCTGACAGCGCACCAGTGATGCTATGGATGACTGATGAAAACGGCGTGCATAACTTTTTTAACTGTTCTTGGTTGGAGCTTACCGGACGGAAAATTGAGCAAGAATTAGGCTTTGGGTGGTTGGATAGTTTATATAATGATGATAAAAATTTATATTTAGACGTTTATTATCAAGCACTTAAACACAAAGAAAAATTTCAAATTCAATACCGTTTAAAAAATTCAGATGGTGATTACCGTTGGATTTCCGATACCGGAGTTCCTCGATTTTCATCAAAAGGTGACTTTATTGGTTACGTTGGTTGCTGTATTGATATTACTGAGTGCAAAAAAGCGGAGATAGCCATAAGGGAAAGTAAAAAAGCAGCGAAAGCTCAATTAGAAGAGATGGAATCTCTAAACCGTCTTAAAGATGAATTCTTAAGTACGGTATCTCACGAGTTACGCACGCCGCTAACCAATATGAAAATGGCGATTCAAATGCTAGGAATTGGTCTTCACAAAGAGCAGCAGAATTTAACTCAAACATCAGAATCAGAAAACAATTCATTAATAAACTCTAAGATATCTCGTTATTTCCAAATTTTGAATAACGAGTGCGAGCGAGAAATTAGCTTGATTAATAATTTTCTAGATTTACAGCGACTTGATACTAGTGCAAAACCATTAGTGCTAGAAAAAATTGAAGTAAACTCCTGGTTGAAGCGAGTAGTTGAGTTATACAATGCACGCAACCGTAATTGCTGCAAACAAAAATTAAAGTTGATCGTAGAATCCAACCTACCGGCTATGGTTTGCGATCCATTCAGCTTGGAAAGAATATTGGTTGAGTTGCTGACTAATGCTTGTAAATTTAGTCCTGTCAATGAAGAAATTATTGTCTACGCCAAGATAAAGTCCGATAATATTCAGTTTCAAATCATTAATACTGGAGTCGAAATTCCTTCTAAAGAATTACCACGCATTTTTGATAAATTTTATCGGATTCCCAGTAACGATCCTTGGAAGCAAGGTGGTACCGGCTTAGGATTAGCATTAGTCCAAAAGCTTACGAAGCATTTGGGGGGAGTCGTTGAGGTTGAAAGCGGTTCTAATCGTACTTGTTTCTCTGTAGAACTGCCTTTTGAAAGATAA
- a CDS encoding FHA domain-containing serine/threonine-protein kinase — protein sequence MITLTLLEAQNKTPIKDWRFEESSVIRVGRAADNDVVLDSNLVSRYHLELINKSPLGNADSWEVISKGTNGTFVNGVLITQGTLPDNCFVQLARGGPILKWEVLKQPKPAQSSEAIPPVCNHEGNLPDNLFCIYCGKPLSVQLTIRHYQVLRTLGKGGMGTTYLAWDSAGITTGYPKLLVLKQMNADMAKIAKAQELFQREAHTLGLLNHPGIPKYHDFFVEDRKKYLAMELIHGQDLEKFVYRKGPVTVNQAIEWMMQTCNILDYLHSQNPPLIHRDIKPANLMVRNSNNRIVVLDFGAVKEIGTAPGTRIGAEGYCAPEQERGQPLTQSDLYAIGPTLIFLLTGENPFKFYRQQGRHFRFDVAKIPTITPRLKEIIDKVTQPLPRDRYQTAKEVAAALAVCE from the coding sequence GTGATTACTCTAACCCTATTAGAAGCGCAAAATAAAACACCCATTAAAGATTGGCGCTTTGAGGAATCCTCAGTGATTAGGGTGGGACGAGCAGCAGACAATGATGTTGTTTTAGATAGTAATTTAGTTTCTAGGTACCATTTAGAACTAATTAATAAAAGCCCTTTGGGTAATGCTGATTCCTGGGAAGTTATTAGCAAGGGCACCAATGGCACTTTTGTTAATGGCGTGCTGATAACTCAAGGTACATTACCCGATAACTGTTTTGTGCAATTAGCTCGGGGCGGTCCTATTTTGAAATGGGAGGTATTAAAGCAACCAAAACCTGCACAATCTTCTGAGGCTATACCTCCCGTCTGCAATCATGAAGGGAATTTACCTGATAATCTATTTTGCATTTATTGCGGTAAACCTCTGTCAGTACAGTTAACAATTCGCCATTATCAAGTATTGCGAACATTAGGAAAGGGAGGTATGGGCACTACTTATCTTGCATGGGACTCAGCCGGTATAACCACAGGTTATCCCAAACTATTAGTACTCAAGCAGATGAATGCCGATATGGCAAAGATTGCCAAAGCACAAGAATTATTTCAACGAGAAGCACATACTTTAGGATTGCTCAATCATCCTGGAATCCCGAAGTATCATGACTTTTTCGTGGAAGATAGGAAAAAATATTTGGCAATGGAATTAATCCACGGACAAGATTTAGAAAAATTTGTTTATCGCAAAGGACCGGTGACTGTAAATCAAGCCATAGAATGGATGATGCAAACCTGCAATATTCTTGATTATTTGCACAGCCAAAATCCGCCATTAATTCACCGCGATATAAAACCGGCTAATTTAATGGTACGAAATTCCAATAATCGTATAGTCGTCTTGGATTTTGGTGCTGTCAAGGAAATCGGTACCGCACCTGGGACTCGTATCGGTGCAGAAGGGTATTGTGCCCCCGAACAAGAACGAGGACAGCCTTTAACTCAATCGGACTTATATGCTATCGGTCCAACTTTAATCTTTCTGCTAACAGGTGAAAACCCATTTAAGTTTTATCGTCAGCAAGGACGACACTTTCGGTTTGATGTGGCGAAGATTCCTACCATTACCCCTCGTTTAAAAGAGATAATAGATAAGGTTACGCAACCTTTACCACGCGATAGATATCAAACCGCGAAAGAAGTTGCAGCAGCCTTAGCAGTCTGCGAATGA
- a CDS encoding hemolysin family protein, translating to MNGLHNLNWTEVGLRLLSVLLLIVINAFFVTAEFSMVTVRRSRIHQLVEAGDIQAIAVEVLQRSIDRLLSTTQLGITLSSLALGWIGESTIVELINVWLESFSILGGLNVFVAHSLSIPVTFFLLAYLQIVLGELCPKSVAMLYSEELARFLGPSVTAIVRFFSPFIWILNQSTRFLLRLFGIEYTGKSWRPPVTPEELLLIISTERESTGLRARERELLKNIFEFGEVTVQAVMVPRSTIIALSKNATLRIFLQEMADAGHSCYPIFGESLDDIRGIVYFKDLTQPLALGQLNLDTQIHSYMRPARFVPEHTPLNELLPMMQQEKLAMVVVVDEFGGTVGLVTIQDIIAQIIGDIGETQNNNDLLIQMLDEQTFLVQAQINLEDLNEVLELNLPLTKEYQTLGGFMLYQLQKIPIIGESFRYKNLEFTVASVTGPRLQQIQVRRL from the coding sequence GTGAATGGTCTTCATAATTTAAATTGGACGGAAGTAGGGCTGAGATTGCTATCAGTCTTACTTCTTATCGTCATAAATGCCTTTTTCGTAACCGCAGAATTCTCGATGGTGACAGTACGGCGATCTCGAATTCACCAGCTAGTAGAAGCTGGAGATATCCAGGCGATCGCAGTGGAAGTGCTGCAACGTAGCATTGATAGACTGCTATCCACGACTCAGCTAGGCATTACTCTTTCTAGTTTGGCACTGGGATGGATTGGAGAAAGTACAATTGTCGAATTGATTAATGTGTGGCTGGAATCTTTTTCCATACTCGGGGGATTAAATGTATTTGTCGCTCATTCCCTATCAATTCCAGTAACCTTTTTTTTACTAGCTTATTTACAAATTGTCTTAGGAGAATTGTGTCCCAAATCCGTAGCCATGCTTTACTCAGAAGAGTTAGCAAGATTCTTGGGACCTTCTGTTACGGCTATCGTCCGATTCTTCAGCCCATTTATATGGATTCTGAATCAATCAACTCGTTTCTTGCTAAGGCTGTTCGGCATAGAGTATACCGGCAAAAGCTGGAGACCGCCCGTTACTCCAGAAGAATTATTGCTAATAATTTCTACTGAAAGAGAATCTACAGGGTTAAGAGCAAGAGAAAGAGAACTCTTAAAAAATATTTTTGAGTTCGGAGAAGTAACAGTTCAAGCGGTGATGGTTCCCCGCAGCACCATAATAGCTTTATCAAAAAATGCAACTTTAAGAATTTTTCTGCAAGAAATGGCAGACGCAGGACACTCTTGCTACCCGATATTCGGAGAATCTTTAGATGATATTCGTGGCATTGTTTACTTTAAAGACCTAACACAGCCTTTAGCATTAGGACAGTTAAACTTAGACACACAAATTCATTCCTACATGCGTCCTGCTAGGTTTGTACCAGAACATACGCCCTTAAACGAATTATTGCCTATGATGCAGCAAGAAAAGCTGGCTATGGTTGTAGTTGTAGATGAATTTGGCGGCACTGTAGGACTAGTTACTATCCAAGATATAATTGCTCAAATTATTGGCGATATTGGTGAAACTCAAAATAATAATGATTTACTAATACAGATGCTAGATGAGCAAACTTTTCTAGTTCAGGCACAAATAAACTTGGAAGACTTAAACGAAGTATTAGAACTCAATTTACCTTTAACAAAAGAATATCAAACACTCGGAGGTTTTATGCTCTATCAATTACAAAAAATTCCTATCATTGGTGAAAGTTTCCGCTATAAAAACCTAGAATTTACGGTAGCATCAGTAACTGGTCCTCGTTTACAGCAAATTCAAGTAAGAAGGCTTTAG
- the pyrE gene encoding orotate phosphoribosyltransferase produces the protein MVYYAENSTQKDSWATDTDINVIRQGLLDLFCQLAYQEGDFILSSGARSTYYINGKQVTLHPQGALAIGRLLFHMLPPNTQAVAGLTLGADPIVSAVSLVSALENRPIPALIVRKEAKGHGTKAYIEGPTLPPGSEAIVLEDVVTTGQSAMKAVTRLRDAGYTVNKVISLIDREQGGAEYYKSVNLQFEAVFSITDIQERYKQISD, from the coding sequence ATGGTTTATTACGCTGAAAACTCTACTCAGAAAGATTCATGGGCTACTGATACCGATATAAATGTTATTCGCCAGGGCTTACTAGATTTATTTTGTCAACTTGCTTATCAGGAAGGGGATTTCATTCTTTCTTCGGGAGCACGTAGCACTTATTACATTAATGGGAAGCAGGTAACTCTTCATCCCCAAGGTGCTTTAGCAATTGGTCGTCTGCTTTTTCATATGCTTCCCCCAAATACTCAAGCTGTAGCGGGTTTAACCTTGGGAGCCGACCCCATTGTTAGTGCTGTGAGCCTGGTTTCCGCATTAGAAAATAGACCCATACCGGCTTTGATTGTTCGCAAAGAAGCCAAAGGACATGGAACGAAGGCTTATATTGAAGGTCCAACTTTGCCGCCAGGATCTGAGGCGATCGTTCTAGAAGATGTTGTTACGACTGGACAATCGGCAATGAAAGCTGTAACTAGGCTAAGAGATGCCGGTTATACAGTTAATAAAGTAATTTCACTGATAGATAGAGAACAAGGTGGAGCGGAATACTATAAGTCAGTAAATTTACAGTTTGAAGCTGTTTTCTCCATCACTGACATTCAGGAACGATATAAGCAGATTTCTGATTAA
- a CDS encoding serine/threonine phosphatase has translation MLICPQCNFENPNSNKFCQNCGASLTEKECQQCGVFLNLDAVQCHSCDATCSEIWLAMAIKSGSPEVVEVDSEKAKINLEDDSQETDRQKTSQEFPRSFKAGSYLDSQQRYKMLESLPTFFENAVNTEACVKVVDCQPYQVSPVDAMLANPQLSESIKTSVGEDKIPNVAKSYIALQPHCHLGIPPIHDAWQLGNMQVILLEDRSDWLYLLEIWQNEATTSLQIIHYFYQMAQLWDLLEPFNCSQSLLDLTNLRVDEDQSLALQRLHVDIRKESLIGFQEDDTPKIKALGKVWQALFRESQRTQFGSLLELLGKLESGEIETSEELRSRLQLIAMELEGDSEQQRQDNSQNNLIFGEQKNVSSPTLLQLDELEQSPTKIDDTPTVILPMQLASLENAGLSDVGKQRDHNEDYFGIETKINKVELPKSKVAGAQGLYILCDGMGGHAGGEVASELAVSTLREYFQKHWKSDSLPSEEVIREGVFQANKAIHDINQQDARSGVGRMGTTLVVVLIQNTRVAVAHVGDSRLYRMTRKGGLEQITVDHEVGQREISRGVEPSIAYSRPDAYQLTQALGPRDNNFIAPEVQFLEINQDTLFILTSDGLSDNDLLEKYSQTNLLNLISSEANLEKGVRDLIDLANKYNGHDNITAVLIRAKVRPNLESQILKGKEE, from the coding sequence ATGCTGATTTGCCCTCAGTGCAATTTTGAAAACCCTAACAGCAACAAGTTTTGTCAAAACTGCGGCGCATCCTTAACTGAAAAGGAATGTCAGCAGTGTGGTGTCTTTCTCAATTTAGACGCAGTTCAGTGCCATAGCTGTGATGCAACTTGTTCGGAGATTTGGTTGGCGATGGCTATCAAGTCAGGTAGTCCGGAAGTTGTTGAAGTAGATAGTGAAAAAGCAAAGATTAACTTAGAGGACGATTCTCAGGAAACAGATCGACAAAAGACTTCTCAAGAATTTCCTCGATCATTTAAAGCCGGTTCTTATTTAGATTCACAACAGCGCTATAAAATGCTTGAATCGCTACCAACTTTCTTTGAAAATGCGGTTAATACTGAAGCCTGCGTAAAAGTTGTCGATTGTCAACCCTATCAAGTTTCACCAGTTGATGCGATGTTGGCAAATCCGCAATTATCGGAGTCGATTAAAACTTCGGTAGGTGAAGACAAAATTCCTAATGTCGCTAAAAGTTACATAGCCTTACAACCACACTGTCATTTGGGCATTCCTCCCATCCACGATGCATGGCAATTAGGAAATATGCAGGTGATTCTGCTAGAAGACCGTTCGGATTGGCTTTATTTGTTAGAAATATGGCAAAATGAAGCTACTACATCGTTGCAAATTATACATTATTTTTATCAAATGGCTCAATTGTGGGATTTACTAGAACCCTTTAATTGCAGTCAAAGTCTTTTAGATTTAACTAATTTACGAGTCGATGAAGACCAATCTCTTGCATTGCAACGCTTGCATGTAGACATACGAAAAGAATCGCTAATTGGCTTTCAAGAGGATGATACACCTAAAATTAAAGCTTTAGGAAAAGTTTGGCAGGCATTATTTCGAGAATCTCAACGTACTCAATTCGGTTCTTTATTAGAACTTTTGGGAAAACTGGAATCTGGTGAAATAGAAACGAGTGAGGAACTGCGATCGCGATTACAATTAATTGCGATGGAATTGGAAGGCGATTCCGAGCAACAAAGGCAAGACAATTCACAAAATAATTTAATTTTTGGAGAGCAAAAAAACGTTTCTAGCCCTACACTATTGCAGTTAGACGAATTAGAGCAAAGCCCGACTAAAATTGATGATACACCCACAGTAATCCTGCCAATGCAGCTAGCTAGCTTAGAAAATGCAGGGCTTAGCGATGTGGGTAAACAAAGGGACCATAACGAAGACTATTTCGGCATTGAAACAAAGATTAATAAAGTTGAGTTGCCCAAAAGTAAAGTAGCAGGAGCCCAGGGTTTATATATTCTTTGCGATGGCATGGGGGGACATGCTGGTGGTGAAGTCGCAAGTGAATTAGCTGTAAGTACTTTACGAGAATACTTTCAAAAACATTGGAAATCCGATAGTCTTCCTAGCGAAGAAGTTATTCGTGAAGGAGTTTTTCAAGCAAATAAAGCGATTCACGATATTAATCAGCAAGATGCTCGTTCCGGCGTGGGTCGTATGGGCACTACTTTAGTGGTAGTTTTAATACAGAATACTCGTGTGGCTGTAGCTCATGTAGGTGATAGCCGTCTATACCGCATGACACGTAAAGGAGGTTTGGAGCAAATTACCGTAGACCATGAAGTTGGTCAAAGAGAGATATCTCGGGGGGTGGAACCGAGTATAGCTTATTCTCGCCCAGACGCTTATCAGCTAACCCAAGCCTTGGGACCTAGAGATAATAACTTTATCGCTCCCGAAGTGCAGTTTCTAGAAATTAATCAAGACACGCTATTTATTTTAACTTCAGATGGTTTATCGGATAATGATTTATTAGAAAAATACTCGCAAACTAATTTGCTCAATTTAATTAGTTCGGAAGCCAATTTAGAAAAAGGCGTAAGAGATTTAATCGATTTGGCAAATAAATATAATGGTCATGATAACATCACGGCTGTACTTATACGGGCAAAGGTACGTCCGAATTTAGAAAGTCAAATTCTTAAAGGAAAAGAGGAATAG